Proteins encoded within one genomic window of Microcebus murinus isolate Inina chromosome 8, M.murinus_Inina_mat1.0, whole genome shotgun sequence:
- the TMBIM1 gene encoding protein lifeguard 3 yields the protein MSNPSAPPPYEDRNPLYPGSPPPGGYGQPSVIPGGYPAYPGYPQPGYGHPAGYPQPMPPIHPMPMHYGPSYDGEERAVSDNFGPGEWDDRKVRHTFIRKVYSIISVQLLLTVAIIAIFTFVEPVSAFVRRNTAVYYVSYAVFIVTYLTLACCQGPRRRFPWNIILLTLFTFAMGFMTGTISSMYQTKAVIIAMIITAVVAISVTIFCFQTKVDFTSCTGLFCVLGIVLMVTGIVTGIVLYFKYVYWLHMVYAALGAICFTLFLAYDTQLVLGNRKHTISPEDYITGALQIYTDIVYIFTFVLQLLGDRN from the exons ATGTCCAATCCCAGTGCCCCACCTCCGTATGAAGACCGCAACCCCCTGTACCCTGGCTCTCCGCCCCCTGGGGGCTATGGGCAGCCGTCCGTCATTCCGGGCGGGTACCCCGCCTACCCTGGCTACCCACAGCCTGGCTACGGTCACCCTGCTGGCTACCCGCAGCCCATGCCCCCCATCCACCCGATGCCCATGCACTACG GCCCGAGCTATGATGGCGAGGAGAGAGCAGTGAGTGACAACTTCGGGCCTGGAGAATGGGATGACCGGAAAGTCCGACACACCTTCATCCGAAAG GTTTACTCCATCATCTCCGTCCAGCTGCTGCTCACAGTGGCCATCATCGCCATCTTCACCTTCGT GGAACCGGTCAGCGCCTTCGTGAGGAGAAACACAGCTGTGTACTACGTGTCCTA TGCTGTCTTCATCGTCACCTACCTGACCCTTGCCTGTTGCCAAGGACCCAG ACGCCGTTTCCCATGGAACATCATCCTGTTGACCCTCTTT ACTTTTGCCATGGGCTTCATGACGGGCACCATTTCCAG TATGTATCAAACCAAAGCTGTCATCATTGCAATGATCATCACTGCTGTGGTGGCCATTTCAGTCACCATCTTCTGCTTTCAGACCAAG GTGGACTTCACCTCGTGTACAGGCCTCTTCTGTGTCCTGGGAATTGTGCTCATGGTGACTGGGATTGTTACTGGCATTGTACTGTACTTCAAATAC gTTTACTGGCTCCACATGGTCTATGCCGCTCTAGGGGCCATTTGTTTCACCCTG TTCCTGGCTTACGACACACAGCTGGTCCTGGGGAACCGGAAACACACCATCAGCCCAGAGGACTACATCACTGGTGCCCTGCAGATTTACACAGACATCGTCTACATCTTCACCTTTGTGCTGCAGCTGCTGGGGGATCGCAATTAA